In the Veillonellales bacterium genome, TTTTCTTTCTTACGATATTTGCTGTTATATTAAATTCGCATGTATATGCATCATACTCAAATACTCCGACTTTAATAGATTCGAGTGATAATGATAAACTTAGCCTTGGAAATAATTATTTTAAAAAAGGTCAATATGATATGGCTATTACTGTGTATTCAGAAGCATTAAAGGTCAATCCTAGGTTAGTTGCTTATTACAATAACCGTGCTGTAACTTATTTTAGAATTGGAAAATATGAAAAGGCAATTGATGACTTAACAAGTGGTATTGAAATTGATCCGAATTATGCAGTTTCATATTATAATCGAGGTTATGTCTATGATGAACTTAAGAATTATGACTTAGCGATTGCGGATTATAGTAAAGCAATTGCAATTGATTCTGGCAGAGAAGAATATTATTATAATCGCGGAGTATCTTATTATTCTAATCATATTTCTGATTTAGCAATAGCTGACTTCAGCAAGGCAATTGAACTTAATCCTAAATACTATATTGCATATAATAATCGAGGAAATATATATAGGGAAAAGAGAAAATATGATTTAGCGATAGCTGACTTTAATCAAGCTATTGCTTACAATAAAGATTATGCTTATGCATACAATAATCGTGGGCTGGTTTACTACGCTTTAAGAGATTATGATACAGCAATTGAAGACTTTAACAAAGCAATAATTATTAGTCCAGATTATCAAGCTGCTTTTATAAACCGAGGAATGTGTTATGGTGATAAAAGGCAATATGATTTAGCAATAGCTGATTATACTAAGGCTATTCAACTTGATAATAACAATGGGGCTGTGTTTACTCTTCGAGGAGGAGCTTATAGACAACAAGGATTGTACGATTTGGCTATTAAAGATTATGATCGTGCGATAGAATTAAATCCGAATGATATAATGCCTAGAGTATGTAAAAAGCTACTGCTTGATAAATTAGAATCTAATAATTGATTTTTCAGATGTAAGGCATAAGACGAAAGTATCTAGGAAGGCAAAAAGGAAGGCAATTATCCATAAAACACTGTGGAATATATGTAAAATAGCAAAAATAATAAATGAAAAGAATGCTGATTTTATTGAATTTGTGTAAAAGGATAGAGATTGAATAAAAAGAAATCATGCCTTCCTAAACCGCGTCTTGCGGGGGTTCGAGTCCCTCCGGGCGCACCACTTAAAAAACTAGTAATGGCAAGGCTTCAGAGGTTCTGAGCCTTGCCATTTTTGTATTTTCTTTCGTGGATTTTATAGAATTTGTATAAAGATATAGAAAATAAATAAAAAAATATTGCCTTCCTAA is a window encoding:
- a CDS encoding tetratricopeptide repeat protein translates to MFIIKKYLIVLFFLTIFAVILNSHVYASYSNTPTLIDSSDNDKLSLGNNYFKKGQYDMAITVYSEALKVNPRLVAYYNNRAVTYFRIGKYEKAIDDLTSGIEIDPNYAVSYYNRGYVYDELKNYDLAIADYSKAIAIDSGREEYYYNRGVSYYSNHISDLAIADFSKAIELNPKYYIAYNNRGNIYREKRKYDLAIADFNQAIAYNKDYAYAYNNRGLVYYALRDYDTAIEDFNKAIIISPDYQAAFINRGMCYGDKRQYDLAIADYTKAIQLDNNNGAVFTLRGGAYRQQGLYDLAIKDYDRAIELNPNDIMPRVCKKLLLDKLESNN